TGGCACTGATCGGCAGCACGCGGAAGGTGACGGCGTGATCGATCAGGATGTGGTTCCAGGTGGTTGGATAGTGGTAGTGCATCAGGGTGCCGATGCGGTCGGCCGAGACGCTGTCGGAGAGGTTCTTCTTCACCGCCCGCTTGCCGCTCATCGTGTAGCTGACCGCGTCGCGCAGCAGCGGCGCGCGGGTGGCGCGATATTGCCCGGCCGGATCGATGCGGAATTTGCTCGGCAGGCCAACGGCCTCGCATTTCGCCCAGTGCGCGATCATCTCAGGATCGCTGTCGGCGCCCTGTACACCGGTCACGGTCGGCGCTTCCGGGAAGGTCTTGCAAAGCTCCGGATGGCTGCCGGCGCAATGGTAGCACTCGCGGTTGTTTTCCCAGACCAGCTTCCAGTTGCCCTTCTCGATGATGGTGCTCTGGAAAGCGATCTTTGCTTCGCTCAGCCGGTGCGGCTTGAGATAGGGTTCGATCATCGCCCGCATCGGTGCGAAGTCGGCGGGCTCCTTGGCCAGGCAGATGAAGATGTAGCCGGCAACGCTCTCACGGGCGACCGGCTTCAGGCCGAATTGGCTTTTGTCGAAACCGTCGGCCATCTGGCGGGCGAACAGCAGGCGGCCGTCGAGCTCGTAGGTCCACTGGTGATAAGGGCAGACCAGTTTGGCCGCCAAGCCCTTATCAGTGTTGCAGACGCGGCTGCCGCGATGGCGGCAGGAGTTGTGGAAGGCATTGATCTTGCCCTGCTGGTCGCGCACCAGCACGACCGGATAGTCGCCGATCTGCACGGTGATGAAGCTTCCCGGCTTCGGCAATTCGCAATCATGGCCGATGAACAGCCAATCGCGATACCAGATCAGCTCCATGTCGAGCTTGAAGCAGTCCGGGTCGGTGTAGAAGGGCTGTTCCAGCGAAAAGCCCTCTCTGCGGCCGTTCAAGAGCCTCAGCATATCGTTGCGCACATCCATGTCCTGTCCTCGCATTCATCGCATCGGCCCGTCCAAACGGACGCGCGTCGCTCTAATGACTGAACCGGAGGGGATGAGAGGAAGGACAAGGCTGCATGCCGGCAAGCGCCGGGCATGCGGCATCCGCCTCTTGACCGCCCACCGCGATCAGTCGAGTTCTACGATCTCTGGCTGGTTTCCGGGCTCTGGAGTGTCCTTGCGGACGGTCGCGACACCTTCCCAGGCTTTCGCCCAGTGGTCTCCCGTTGCGACTTGAACTCCACCACCGTTGCGGGGGCAGCGCCGGACTTTGACCGGCTTCCCAATTCTCCGCCCCGTCGTCACGAAGCGGCACCTGAGATGACCTGATCTAATCACGACAGCGCTTGCGACATCGGCATGAAAGCGACATCGCATCCATGTGGCGCGACACCCATGCGCAACGATCAGGTCACGAACAGCGACAGCGAAAATCATCGCGGTGACGGCCGCGCCGGGCGTCGGAATCGGCCCGGAGTGGAAGCAAAAAGGGTTAGTGGTTTCGAAAAGTGACTATTAGCAGATTCTAAAATCGAACCGAACGGTTCGTTTCTGTTGACGGTGCGTGCAGGACGGTGTGAACGCCGAGCCTCCGATACAGTCGGTGATGACGACGCCGACTTTAATTAACGCTTTGATATTCCAACGGAAAAATCGCACGTGGAAGATCTTGGTACAATTTCAAGTAGTGGATTCATGGTCCACGTTGAACATCTTCGTGATTGGAAACGGCTAGCTGGCTCTCCCACATCGGGGTCGTCCGAACGACGCGATTTCAATCCCAAGACACGCCGCTAGACGGACGGAAAGATACTGGAGTACCCAAAATGAAAAAGATTGTTCTCACTGCCGCCGCCCTTCTGGCCATTTCCGGCAGCGCCTTCGCTGGTAGCGATCACTATGGTGCGAATGCCCCCGCGGCCACTGCTGCCGACAGCTCTTACACCGCTTCGATCAAGAAGTCGGAACCGGCTGCTCAGACGCCCACCCACGGT
The genomic region above belongs to Mesorhizobium sp. B4-1-4 and contains:
- a CDS encoding aromatic ring-hydroxylating oxygenase subunit alpha: MDVRNDMLRLLNGRREGFSLEQPFYTDPDCFKLDMELIWYRDWLFIGHDCELPKPGSFITVQIGDYPVVLVRDQQGKINAFHNSCRHRGSRVCNTDKGLAAKLVCPYHQWTYELDGRLLFARQMADGFDKSQFGLKPVARESVAGYIFICLAKEPADFAPMRAMIEPYLKPHRLSEAKIAFQSTIIEKGNWKLVWENNRECYHCAGSHPELCKTFPEAPTVTGVQGADSDPEMIAHWAKCEAVGLPSKFRIDPAGQYRATRAPLLRDAVSYTMSGKRAVKKNLSDSVSADRIGTLMHYHYPTTWNHILIDHAVTFRVLPISATETAVTTKWLVHKDAVESVDYDLAELTHVWTETNDQDRRIVEENAFGILSPAYEPGPYSELHEGGVIQFVDWYARFIGPRLAEDGRPALRSVA
- a CDS encoding DUF680 domain-containing protein: MKKIVLTAAALLAISGSAFAGSDHYGANAPAATAADSSYTASIKKSEPAAQTPTHGADRNLFGNN